Proteins co-encoded in one Prescottella sp. R16 genomic window:
- a CDS encoding PH domain-containing protein encodes MGYPQDALAADEELVLHRHPHWKMLVVPAAIFVLATAIAGFALGSAQSRLTGGAVPVVSILVGVVWLALVGWKVLVPALRWKSTHFLVTDRRVMIRHGVLTHTGIDIPMNRISNVQFRHGLVDRLLKTGTLMIVASSDDPLEFDDIPDVQQVHALLYRQVLDAGAADGAPTHRPTHEAGPERHDDRKRW; translated from the coding sequence ATGGGATACCCGCAGGACGCGCTGGCCGCGGACGAGGAACTGGTGCTGCACCGGCACCCGCACTGGAAGATGCTCGTCGTACCGGCAGCGATCTTCGTACTGGCGACAGCGATAGCCGGTTTCGCGCTCGGCTCGGCGCAGTCGCGGCTCACCGGCGGTGCCGTTCCGGTGGTGTCGATACTCGTCGGCGTCGTATGGCTGGCCCTCGTCGGCTGGAAGGTCCTCGTACCGGCGTTGCGGTGGAAGTCGACGCACTTCCTCGTCACCGATCGCCGCGTCATGATCCGGCACGGCGTCCTCACCCACACCGGCATCGACATCCCGATGAATCGGATCAGCAACGTCCAGTTCCGGCACGGCCTCGTCGACCGGCTGCTGAAAACCGGAACGCTGATGATCGTCGCGTCGTCCGACGATCCGCTCGAGTTCGACGACATCCCCGACGTCCAGCAGGTGCACGCACTGCTCTATCGCCAGGTCCTCGACGCCGGAGCGGCCGACGGTGCCCCCACCCACCGACCCACCCACGAGGCCGGTCCAGAACGTCACGATGATCGGAAACGTTGGTAA
- a CDS encoding response regulator transcription factor: MTAVLLAEDDEAIAAPLSRALGREGYTVTVEQTGPAALEQALTGGFELLILDLGLPGMDGLEVCRQLRANNLDLAVLMLTARTDEVDFVVGLDAGADDYVGKPFRLAELMARVRALLRRSGGGEDVVVEVPGIRFEPAARRVLVDGSEVALANKEYELLRVLLEHAGQVVSRETILREVWGDVELRGSKTLDMHMSWLRRKIGDEGTGADRRIATVRGVGFRINTD, encoded by the coding sequence GTGACTGCCGTACTGCTTGCCGAAGATGACGAGGCCATCGCCGCCCCCCTGTCGCGTGCGCTCGGGCGAGAGGGTTACACCGTCACCGTCGAACAGACCGGGCCGGCAGCACTCGAACAGGCGCTCACCGGAGGGTTCGAGCTCCTCATTCTCGACCTCGGCCTGCCGGGGATGGACGGGCTCGAAGTGTGCCGTCAGCTCCGGGCCAACAACCTGGACCTCGCGGTGCTGATGCTCACCGCCCGCACCGACGAGGTCGACTTCGTCGTCGGGCTCGACGCCGGTGCCGACGACTACGTCGGCAAACCGTTCCGGCTCGCCGAACTGATGGCCCGGGTGCGGGCGCTGCTGCGGCGCAGCGGAGGCGGCGAGGACGTCGTCGTCGAGGTGCCCGGAATCCGGTTCGAACCCGCGGCCCGTCGAGTCCTCGTCGACGGGTCCGAGGTGGCGCTGGCGAACAAGGAATACGAGCTGCTGAGGGTGCTGCTCGAGCATGCCGGGCAGGTGGTCTCCCGGGAGACGATCCTGCGCGAGGTGTGGGGCGACGTGGAACTGCGCGGATCGAAGACCCTCGACATGCACATGTCGTGGCTGCGCCGCAAGATCGGCGACGAGGGCACGGGTGCGGACCGGCGTATCGCGACCGTGCGGGGCGTCGGATTCCGGATCAACACCGACTAG